A window from Candidatus Nitrosotenuis uzonensis encodes these proteins:
- a CDS encoding TldD/PmbA family protein, with the protein MESILRALQIAQDYDCSYCDVRTETVRKQGVLVENGLQEHISKKQEEGIGIRILYDGAWGFYSTSYLQEFEDGLVDTIKAAKLASQKKKKKTKLANNVAAEKTVRRTMKKEPTVESITEIALECDRMIRANKRIMKSSVEILQTFTSRYFANSEGSRILQEFSDLTADLTATAHQYGITQSISRTEGGIGGLETITDKIDIFEVSDQIAKKAGQLLDAKTVDEDRSTVVMNPDFVALLTHEILGHPSEADRVLGREMAWAGGAWWSGMLGCQIGSSALNVIDDPTIEDSLGWYEFDDEGVKAKRKQLVKEGVLSEHMHSRETAYDFNVEPNASMRATSYRFMPLIRMSCTCIEGGTWSQEEMIKDVKHGYLISDMKIPSIDMRRHNWSISCQYANRIEDGRITELLRDVIVTGTAQEFFRSIDACGKDFTVRPITNCGKGDPMQQMKMGNGGPSIRGIATVKSTT; encoded by the coding sequence ATGGAGTCTATCCTAAGAGCACTGCAGATAGCACAAGACTATGACTGCTCATATTGCGATGTAAGAACAGAGACTGTCAGAAAGCAAGGCGTTCTAGTGGAAAATGGATTGCAAGAGCACATTTCCAAAAAACAGGAAGAAGGAATTGGAATACGAATACTCTACGATGGGGCGTGGGGGTTTTACTCTACATCATACTTGCAGGAATTTGAAGATGGTTTAGTAGATACTATCAAGGCTGCAAAACTTGCTTCCCAAAAAAAGAAAAAAAAGACAAAACTAGCAAACAATGTCGCGGCAGAAAAAACAGTAAGACGGACAATGAAAAAAGAGCCAACTGTAGAATCCATCACAGAAATTGCACTTGAATGCGATAGGATGATCAGAGCAAACAAAAGAATAATGAAGAGCTCCGTAGAGATACTTCAGACATTTACAAGTAGGTATTTTGCAAACAGTGAGGGAAGTAGAATATTACAAGAATTCTCAGATCTCACTGCAGATCTTACTGCCACTGCTCATCAGTACGGGATCACACAATCAATCAGTCGGACCGAGGGTGGAATAGGAGGATTAGAGACCATAACAGACAAGATAGACATTTTTGAAGTCTCAGACCAGATAGCAAAAAAAGCAGGTCAGCTTCTTGACGCAAAGACAGTAGATGAGGACAGATCAACAGTGGTGATGAATCCAGACTTTGTCGCGCTTTTAACACATGAGATTTTAGGTCATCCTTCCGAAGCAGACAGAGTGTTAGGAAGAGAAATGGCGTGGGCTGGTGGGGCATGGTGGTCGGGCATGCTAGGATGCCAAATCGGCTCATCTGCTCTTAATGTAATAGATGATCCCACAATAGAAGACAGTCTAGGGTGGTACGAATTCGACGATGAGGGAGTAAAAGCAAAAAGAAAGCAGCTGGTAAAAGAAGGAGTTTTATCAGAACACATGCACAGTCGTGAGACTGCTTACGATTTTAATGTGGAACCAAATGCAAGTATGCGTGCCACATCATACAGATTCATGCCTCTAATTAGAATGTCATGCACGTGTATAGAGGGCGGCACCTGGAGCCAAGAAGAAATGATAAAAGACGTCAAACATGGATACCTTATTTCTGATATGAAGATCCCATCAATAGATATGAGGCGGCACAACTGGAGCATATCATGTCAGTATGCAAACAGAATCGAAGATGGTCGGATCACGGAACTGCTCAGAGATGTGATTGTCACAGGTACCGCACAGGAATTCTTTAGATCTATTGACGCATGTGGGAAAGACTTTACAGTAAGACCAATCACAAATTGTGGGAAGGGCGATCCCATGCAACAAATGAAGATGGGAAATGGCGGACCGTCAATACGAGGAATTGCTACGGTGAAAAGCACTACATGA
- a CDS encoding uracil-DNA glycosylase, with protein sequence MRDSIEDVRLKVISCTRCDLCKTRTNAVPGKGSVNAKVMFVGEAPGRTEDQRGEPFVGAAGKKLTLMLEKHGISRDSIYITNVVKCRPPNNRVPSDSERKACMEYLQSEIEIINPKIVCVLGNTASNSILGQSEITKNHGKSIEHDGRIYFLTFHPAATIYNQELWSVMESDIELLSRMLGIDNK encoded by the coding sequence ATGAGAGATAGTATAGAAGATGTACGTCTCAAAGTTATATCGTGTACTAGATGCGATCTCTGCAAAACAAGAACGAATGCGGTTCCAGGGAAAGGAAGCGTTAATGCAAAGGTGATGTTTGTTGGTGAAGCACCTGGCAGGACAGAAGATCAGAGGGGAGAGCCATTTGTTGGCGCTGCAGGAAAAAAACTTACACTAATGTTAGAAAAGCATGGAATATCGAGAGATTCGATATACATTACGAACGTAGTAAAATGCAGACCGCCAAACAACAGGGTTCCATCAGATAGTGAAAGAAAGGCCTGTATGGAATATCTTCAAAGTGAAATTGAGATCATTAATCCAAAGATAGTGTGCGTGTTAGGAAACACAGCAAGCAATTCAATTTTAGGGCAAAGTGAGATTACCAAGAATCATGGCAAGAGCATAGAACATGATGGTAGAATCTATTTTTTGACATTTCATCCGGCGGCCACAATATACAATCAAGAGTTGTGGAGTGTAATGGAGTCCGACATAGAATTGTTGTCCAGGATGTTAGGAATTGACAACAAGTAA
- a CDS encoding DNA-3-methyladenine glycosylase produces the protein MTRPSREFYTRDTVDVAKDLLGKIIVRRIGKTVLCGMITETEAYRHEDDPASHAYRGMTERNKAMFGEVGRAYVYFTYGMHYCVNVVARNKYRKAGAVLIRSLEPQSGIKTMMENRGIHNIENLANGPAKLTCALNITKQHYGEDFVTSKSLYIINGIDIKQKIIAGPRIGIRKGTEKMWNFRISA, from the coding sequence ATAACAAGACCATCAAGGGAATTTTATACACGAGATACGGTAGACGTGGCAAAAGATCTTCTAGGCAAAATAATTGTTAGAAGAATCGGCAAGACGGTGCTTTGCGGAATGATTACTGAGACCGAAGCATACAGACATGAGGATGATCCTGCAAGTCATGCGTATAGGGGCATGACTGAACGTAACAAAGCCATGTTTGGCGAGGTAGGTCGCGCATACGTCTATTTCACATATGGCATGCATTATTGTGTAAACGTAGTTGCCAGAAACAAATACCGAAAAGCAGGTGCCGTTCTAATCCGTTCGCTTGAACCACAGTCTGGAATCAAAACCATGATGGAGAATCGCGGCATTCACAATATTGAGAATCTTGCAAATGGACCTGCAAAGCTTACTTGTGCCCTAAATATCACAAAACAACATTATGGGGAGGATTTTGTTACATCAAAATCGCTTTACATTATAAACGGCATAGACATAAAACAAAAGATAATTGCAGGGCCCAGAATTGGGATTAGAAAAGGAACTGAAAAGATGTGGAATTTTAGAATCAGTGCCTAA
- a CDS encoding YqaA family protein, with translation MDLSAIFPFADEIGYLGLALVSFFASLIPFVPLPSFILLATMAAGDKFNIHYLVLITAITSTVAKQIIFLISYGGRKMMTEKTRKRMKPFEKLVKRYGAAAAFVAAATPIPDDLIYVPLGLARYNPLRFFISTLAGKLVLCYVIVLVSHYFGMNYLEPILENVDDPMIVYIGFVIFAVTMVAAILVLLRLDWAKLLGKFAPWTVQKDDDD, from the coding sequence GTGGATCTTTCGGCAATATTTCCGTTTGCTGATGAAATAGGATATTTAGGACTGGCACTGGTGAGTTTTTTTGCATCGCTTATCCCATTCGTTCCACTTCCCTCATTCATATTGCTTGCAACCATGGCAGCAGGCGATAAATTCAACATACATTATCTTGTGCTGATAACTGCAATAACTTCCACCGTTGCAAAGCAGATAATATTCTTGATAAGCTACGGTGGGCGTAAAATGATGACTGAAAAAACAAGAAAGCGTATGAAGCCGTTTGAAAAACTTGTTAAAAGGTATGGCGCCGCAGCAGCATTCGTAGCAGCGGCAACACCAATTCCAGATGATCTGATATATGTTCCTCTGGGACTTGCCAGATATAATCCACTCCGATTTTTTATCTCCACATTGGCTGGCAAGCTAGTGCTGTGCTATGTGATTGTACTTGTCTCTCATTACTTTGGAATGAATTACCTTGAGCCTATTTTGGAAAACGTGGACGACCCAATGATTGTCTATATTGGATTTGTCATATTTGCAGTGACGATGGTTGCTGCAATACTTGTCTTGTTGCGTCTTGATTGGGCAAAATTATTAGGTAAATTTGCCCCATGGACTGTGCAAAAAGATGACGATGATTAG
- a CDS encoding DUF6659 family protein codes for MVSQEHQVICEKIFSISPYIRFVGIIGRNGKLRAYKRRQGLKPLLDAKHTQNQFVHIAKKKDMESKFDRKLGKVEFVWEERKKVQTISFAIKQNRVWVSIDKRVVRTEMLRIIDSCLPIVKLYS; via the coding sequence ATGGTAAGTCAAGAGCATCAGGTAATATGTGAAAAGATTTTTTCAATAAGTCCATACATTAGATTTGTAGGAATAATAGGTAGGAATGGCAAGTTGCGTGCCTACAAAAGACGACAGGGGTTAAAACCACTTTTGGACGCAAAACATACGCAAAATCAGTTTGTTCACATAGCAAAGAAAAAAGACATGGAAAGCAAGTTTGACAGAAAACTAGGCAAGGTTGAATTTGTATGGGAGGAACGAAAAAAAGTCCAGACGATCTCATTTGCAATCAAGCAAAACAGAGTCTGGGTATCAATTGATAAACGAGTAGTTCGCACAGAGATGTTAAGGATAATAGACTCGTGTCTTCCAATAGTTAAGCTCTATTCATAA
- a CDS encoding ABC transporter ATP-binding protein, with amino-acid sequence MPFLVVENLSTSYSTENGKVHAVQNVSFSMNAGESIGIAGESACGKSTLGLSIMRTLQGGTVESGRILLDGESILDMTDEEFARHFRWKKLSMVFQGAMNSLDPVYTIGQQFSDVLREHGHLQNHLNVMTAALRSVNLDPQVLKKYPHELSGGMKQRVVIAMALLLKPRLVIADEPTTALDVLVQSQILNLFKMLKKENTSFMLISHDLATISEICEKIGIMYGGRMVEFGSSEEIFEKPKHPYTQALIKSFPKLHSDQRPKYIPGSPPSLLNAEPGCRFIQRCPHAMEKCKKDPKTTKTDSGYVQCFLYE; translated from the coding sequence ATGCCTTTCCTTGTAGTGGAAAATCTGTCTACAAGTTATTCCACAGAAAATGGCAAAGTGCATGCAGTGCAGAATGTCAGTTTTTCCATGAATGCCGGAGAATCGATCGGAATTGCAGGTGAGAGTGCCTGTGGTAAAAGCACCTTAGGGTTATCAATAATGAGAACTCTTCAGGGCGGGACCGTAGAATCTGGCAGAATACTGCTTGATGGTGAGTCTATTTTGGATATGACCGATGAAGAGTTTGCCAGACACTTTAGATGGAAGAAATTGTCGATGGTGTTTCAAGGCGCAATGAACTCCCTTGATCCTGTATATACCATCGGTCAACAATTCTCTGACGTACTCAGAGAACATGGCCACCTACAAAATCATCTGAATGTGATGACTGCCGCATTGCGATCTGTAAATCTTGATCCACAAGTACTCAAAAAATATCCTCATGAACTTAGCGGAGGTATGAAGCAACGAGTGGTGATCGCAATGGCATTGTTGTTGAAGCCGCGACTTGTAATCGCGGATGAGCCTACTACCGCACTTGACGTTCTCGTTCAATCACAAATACTGAATTTATTTAAAATGTTAAAAAAAGAAAATACTTCTTTTATGTTAATATCCCATGATCTTGCAACAATATCTGAAATCTGTGAGAAAATAGGCATAATGTACGGCGGCAGAATGGTTGAGTTTGGAAGCTCTGAGGAGATATTCGAAAAACCAAAACACCCATACACACAAGCTCTGATAAAGTCATTTCCAAAACTTCATTCTGATCAAAGACCCAAATACATCCCAGGCAGTCCTCCAAGCTTACTGAATGCAGAACCCGGTTGCAGATTCATTCAACGATGTCCGCATGCTATGGAAAAATGCAAAAAAGATCCCAAAACAACAAAAACTGATTCCGGATATGTCCAGTGTTTTCTTTATGAATAG
- a CDS encoding transcription elongation factor NusA, giving the protein MQVPICGFDAKNAILCPQCEAKLEAGQLTKADVDASIKIAKLAKTNSEIDKFTLFSCREVAGEFVLYLAKSDIETIRKSRTLYRTLQGEFPGKIWIVESEANDRKFIEDLFFPTKILSINVVWVPGGIQKTKIIVSGKWTSRFPIDVNKVTNIVKQLRELDVVIEFEEGQRR; this is encoded by the coding sequence TTGCAAGTTCCAATATGCGGTTTTGATGCAAAAAATGCCATTTTGTGCCCTCAATGCGAGGCAAAACTTGAGGCAGGTCAACTAACAAAAGCAGATGTAGATGCCTCCATCAAAATTGCCAAGCTTGCCAAGACTAACTCAGAAATCGACAAGTTCACGCTGTTTTCTTGCAGAGAGGTTGCAGGCGAATTTGTACTGTATCTAGCAAAAAGCGACATTGAGACTATCAGAAAAAGTCGTACTTTGTATAGGACGTTACAAGGTGAATTTCCAGGTAAGATATGGATTGTAGAATCGGAAGCAAACGATAGAAAATTCATTGAGGATCTTTTTTTTCCGACAAAAATACTCTCGATTAATGTGGTCTGGGTTCCAGGTGGAATTCAAAAAACGAAAATAATAGTATCTGGTAAGTGGACTTCACGATTTCCAATCGATGTAAACAAGGTAACAAACATTGTAAAACAGCTACGCGAGCTTGATGTCGTAATTGAATTTGAGGAAGGCCAGAGAAGATGA
- the aspS gene encoding aspartate--tRNA(Asn) ligase translates to MKFKKTHNIDMLSLQMQGSHVVIGGWIEDLRKLGKITFLTVRDVTGLAQIIVKDEKVIPEDLTRQSVILVRGIIQSTKARDFQYEIKADDVEILTKAVHPLPIDPIGRLESNIDNRLNARALDLRNQRVASVFKIRHQVLASLRKELEKRKFIEITTPKIIGSASEGGANLFSLEYFGKKAYLAQSPQLYKEQLTIGLERVFEISSFYRAEKSHTGRHLSEFTSVDIEAAFFDYTDVMDVLENLVVSVFSDVEKNCKQELNTLERKLQIPKQPFDTITYSDALDELGKAGINLNFGDDLLDSHLKIIGTNHPGFFFLTDWPMSLKPFYIHEKDDEAKISRSFDLQYGHLELSSGGRRLHEPAKIRARLIEQGLDPASFEDHLRTFDWGMPPHSGWGMGLDRLMTVIIGTDNVREVVLYPRDPERLTP, encoded by the coding sequence ATGAAATTTAAAAAAACACACAATATAGATATGCTTTCTTTGCAAATGCAGGGAAGTCATGTTGTGATTGGTGGCTGGATCGAAGATTTAAGAAAGCTTGGCAAGATCACGTTCCTCACAGTACGGGATGTCACTGGACTAGCACAGATAATTGTAAAAGATGAGAAGGTGATTCCAGAGGACCTTACAAGACAAAGTGTAATACTTGTAAGGGGTATAATTCAAAGCACAAAGGCACGTGATTTCCAATACGAGATAAAGGCAGATGATGTCGAAATACTTACAAAAGCTGTTCATCCATTGCCAATAGATCCCATCGGCAGGCTAGAAAGCAATATAGATAACAGGTTGAATGCGCGTGCACTTGATCTTAGAAACCAACGTGTTGCGTCCGTCTTTAAGATAAGACACCAAGTTCTTGCATCACTTAGAAAAGAGCTTGAGAAAAGAAAATTCATCGAGATAACTACGCCAAAGATAATCGGTAGCGCAAGTGAAGGTGGTGCAAATTTATTTTCACTTGAATACTTTGGTAAGAAGGCATATCTTGCACAAAGCCCACAGCTGTATAAGGAACAACTTACTATCGGGCTTGAGCGCGTGTTTGAAATATCGTCGTTTTACAGGGCGGAAAAATCACATACAGGACGTCACCTCAGTGAATTTACAAGTGTAGACATAGAAGCGGCATTTTTTGATTATACGGACGTCATGGATGTGCTTGAGAATTTGGTGGTATCAGTTTTCAGCGATGTGGAGAAAAATTGTAAACAGGAGCTAAATACTTTAGAAAGAAAACTGCAGATCCCAAAACAGCCGTTTGATACAATAACATACTCTGATGCCCTTGATGAGCTTGGCAAAGCTGGTATAAACTTGAACTTTGGTGACGATTTGTTGGATTCACATCTGAAGATAATAGGCACAAATCATCCAGGATTTTTCTTTCTTACCGATTGGCCGATGAGCTTAAAACCGTTTTACATACATGAGAAAGATGATGAAGCAAAAATATCAAGATCATTTGATTTGCAGTACGGTCATCTTGAATTATCATCGGGTGGAAGAAGGTTGCATGAGCCAGCTAAAATAAGGGCAAGGCTAATAGAGCAGGGCCTAGATCCTGCAAGCTTTGAAGATCATTTAAGAACGTTTGATTGGGGAATGCCGCCTCATTCAGGATGGGGAATGGGATTAGATAGGCTAATGACAGTCATAATAGGCACGGATAACGTACGGGAAGTGGTGTTGTATCCACGCGATCCAGAACGGCTCACCCCATAA
- a CDS encoding isocitrate/isopropylmalate dehydrogenase family protein: MYKISLITGDGIGPELSESALQILNAVHDRLDVKFQIESIMAGDAALAKYGNALPKSTIDVIRKSDACMKAPVGESAADVIVALRRMLNLYANIRPAKSYPYMHALKDDIDLVIVRENTEDLYTGQEFELSGAAVAFRIISENASKKIAKYAFETAIQRNGKKTVTCVHKSNVMRKTDGLFSRVCSQIAKDYPQIKFEQMYVDACAMNLIRKPESFDVIVTTNLFGDILSDEAAEVVGGLGMAPAANIGDDFALFEPVHGAAFDIAGKGIANPSSFILSAKMMLDWLGKKHNDKKCMYAADKLESAVYGVVKKGVKTQDIGGNKSTMEFTKEILSLLTYI, translated from the coding sequence ATGTACAAGATCTCATTGATTACCGGTGATGGTATAGGGCCAGAACTATCTGAATCTGCTTTACAAATACTGAACGCCGTGCATGACCGACTTGATGTTAAATTCCAAATTGAAAGCATCATGGCAGGTGATGCTGCACTTGCAAAATACGGGAACGCTCTTCCTAAATCCACTATAGATGTTATTAGAAAATCTGACGCGTGCATGAAAGCTCCAGTGGGAGAGTCTGCAGCCGATGTAATTGTGGCATTACGTCGTATGTTAAACTTGTACGCCAACATCAGGCCTGCAAAATCATATCCATATATGCACGCACTAAAAGACGACATTGACCTTGTAATAGTTAGAGAAAATACGGAAGATCTCTATACTGGACAGGAATTTGAACTGTCTGGTGCAGCAGTAGCCTTTAGAATAATCTCTGAGAATGCCTCAAAAAAAATAGCAAAATATGCGTTTGAAACAGCAATTCAAAGAAATGGGAAAAAAACGGTTACATGCGTGCACAAATCCAACGTAATGCGAAAAACAGATGGGCTTTTTTCAAGAGTGTGCTCACAGATTGCAAAGGACTATCCACAGATAAAATTTGAGCAAATGTATGTTGATGCATGCGCTATGAACCTTATTCGAAAGCCAGAAAGCTTTGACGTTATAGTCACAACAAACCTGTTTGGTGATATACTTTCAGATGAAGCAGCTGAGGTAGTGGGAGGACTTGGTATGGCTCCAGCTGCAAACATCGGAGATGATTTTGCACTTTTTGAACCAGTACACGGAGCTGCGTTCGATATTGCAGGCAAAGGAATTGCAAACCCATCCTCGTTCATTCTTTCTGCAAAAATGATGCTTGATTGGCTAGGAAAAAAACACAATGATAAAAAATGCATGTATGCGGCAGACAAACTGGAATCGGCAGTATATGGAGTAGTAAAAAAGGGTGTAAAAACACAAGATATAGGAGGGAATAAATCTACGATGGAATTTACAAAAGAAATACTCTCATTACTTACTTACATCTGA
- a CDS encoding 2-isopropylmalate synthase, with amino-acid sequence MRIRIFDTTLRDGEQTPGVALSPEKKLLIAKKLDELGVDAIEAGFPVISEGERHGIKLITKANLSAEICGLARTNKKDIDAAIDCGLNYVHTFIATSDIHLQYKLKMSREQALEKAIEAVEYGKSHGLQVEFSAEDATRSDREFLKKVFSEVAKAGADRIDIPDTVGYSTPQYMAEITKDAIAASRLPISVHCHNDFGLAVANAIAGIQAGAQCAHVTINGIGERAGNASLEEFVMALQCLQFGQKWETGIKTKLLYETSKFVSNLAGITVQPNKAIVGENAFGHESGIHTHGILNNPLTYEPISPELVGRTRWLQVGKHAGIHGVSAMLEEYGVKPTEDQLREILEKVKAIGDQGKQVTDVELLSIANEILAEHTIKRIVQLSGFSVSTGIGTMPYAFVKLNVDGVDYIGTDYGVGPVDAALNAIQKITGEIAKVRVKEYKLDSISGGSDALCEVTIKVEDAYGNMASAKSIGEDIVTTSVQAVIEGINRIMLKKTLKQKKIGS; translated from the coding sequence TTGAGAATCCGAATATTTGACACTACATTGCGTGATGGAGAGCAAACTCCAGGAGTAGCGCTTTCCCCAGAGAAAAAACTCTTGATTGCAAAAAAACTAGATGAACTTGGCGTTGACGCGATCGAAGCAGGATTTCCAGTTATCTCTGAGGGGGAACGACATGGAATAAAGCTAATAACAAAAGCAAACTTGTCAGCTGAAATATGCGGCTTGGCAAGAACTAACAAAAAAGATATAGATGCAGCAATAGACTGTGGTCTAAACTATGTCCATACTTTCATAGCTACATCTGATATTCACTTGCAATACAAACTCAAAATGAGCCGAGAACAGGCCCTTGAGAAAGCAATCGAGGCAGTCGAATATGGAAAATCACATGGATTGCAGGTGGAATTCTCAGCAGAAGATGCAACAAGATCCGATAGGGAGTTTCTAAAGAAGGTTTTCAGTGAAGTAGCGAAGGCAGGTGCAGACCGAATCGACATTCCTGATACTGTAGGTTATTCTACCCCACAATATATGGCGGAGATAACAAAGGATGCAATTGCCGCATCCAGATTACCTATTAGTGTTCACTGTCACAATGATTTCGGACTTGCAGTGGCAAACGCAATTGCTGGAATTCAAGCCGGAGCACAGTGCGCGCATGTCACGATTAACGGTATTGGTGAGCGTGCAGGTAATGCATCACTTGAAGAGTTTGTTATGGCATTACAATGTCTACAGTTTGGACAAAAATGGGAGACTGGAATCAAAACCAAATTGTTATACGAGACATCAAAATTTGTCTCAAACTTGGCTGGCATTACAGTACAACCAAATAAAGCAATTGTAGGTGAAAATGCCTTCGGACATGAATCTGGCATTCACACCCACGGAATCTTGAACAATCCTCTAACGTACGAACCCATAAGCCCAGAACTTGTTGGCAGAACTAGATGGCTCCAAGTAGGCAAACATGCAGGAATACATGGTGTTTCTGCAATGCTTGAAGAATATGGAGTAAAGCCCACTGAAGACCAACTAAGGGAAATATTGGAAAAAGTAAAGGCAATTGGTGATCAGGGCAAACAAGTGACAGACGTAGAACTACTTTCTATTGCAAATGAAATATTGGCAGAGCACACAATCAAGCGAATCGTACAGCTAAGCGGATTTTCAGTCTCTACTGGAATAGGTACTATGCCATATGCATTTGTAAAGCTGAATGTAGATGGAGTTGATTATATCGGCACCGACTATGGAGTGGGACCAGTGGACGCAGCGTTAAACGCAATTCAAAAAATTACAGGAGAGATTGCCAAAGTCAGAGTTAAGGAATACAAACTGGATTCAATATCTGGCGGCTCTGACGCATTATGCGAAGTAACAATAAAGGTAGAGGATGCATATGGGAATATGGCATCTGCCAAATCTATAGGCGAAGATATTGTAACAACAAGCGTCCAGGCAGTAATTGAAGGAATTAATAGAATCATGCTAAAAAAGACATTAAAGCAAAAAAAGATTGGCAGCTAG